Within the Telopea speciosissima isolate NSW1024214 ecotype Mountain lineage chromosome 4, Tspe_v1, whole genome shotgun sequence genome, the region ATTTgacccaagtgggagattgttgggttttttGACCCAATTCTTATAATCTGATTTATTGGGCTTAGTATTTAGTCCACTCAAAGGGGATACTCCAGACCGTCCATTATGAGATGGATTAGGTCTGGACATTATATATAATGTCTTGTTGATCCCCACAATTACCTATTTTCAATCTCTCAATCGGCTCACAAGACTTGGGAGAAAAGAATTTGAGAAGGCAAGATTGTGGAAGACCTTCATGAGAAGACCAAGGGAACATCAAGCTTGAAGACTTAGAATCTACATCAAACTACAGAAAGGTATGTTTGATTATCTCTTGGACTTTTTGGACTGTTGTGACTGTATTCAAGTGTCTCTCTTGTGAAGGGAATCGATCTATTTTTGTGCTTGTGGGTGGCCCCACAGCCAACCTTGTAGCAACATGTGTAGCACCAAAAATTTAGAATCGTGAAAAATATCTATAGCAAATTTACTAGTAAACTTTCATAAAGATTTTTtttgagagagacagagaaagaaccTCTTAATCCCATGGAAACGGGAAAACGCAATAACTCTTTCATTCcttctttattccttttttttttggagcacTTTCTATTTGCATTTTCTATGATCATGGAAACAATCTTGCTTGATATGTTCTCCACTTTGTAACACACACGtgaaattgagagagagagagagagagagagagagagagagcttgtgTTCTTAAGGATAGAGTAATGGCTTCTTCCATACCCACCCTAGTTCTTCTTGAATGTTGATAAAAGAGTGTTTTTATGTAcaatatttatgaataatagcATGATAGAGATTAATATCATTAATTATAGCTTGAGACTCGTGGTTAGGTAGGATTTTGAGTTGTTAATAGTTCGAACAACTTAAAAGTCAACACCCATTAATATAGTAATGATTCAAATTGTTCTTAAAAATGTAGACAACGAGTTGGATACTTGGATTGGACTTAACAAAATGGTATTTTGATGAAGAAGGGGATTGACTGTTGGGTTTGGCtactaaaataaatatttaatttcATTTGGTCAATTATTTTAGGTAGGTTTGTCATGAGAAAACATTCATTTTGATACCTAATTAACTAAATCCTATGGAAATCTTAATTACTAGAGAAGCATGAGCAACCATGTGGCAACAAATGGGATGAGCTTAGGTGATGGTGGACATTACACCTAACTCATATATTTGTAAACTGTTAAAATAAAATGGCTCAAAATGCAATGAAAGGAAAATGATAGTGATAATGTTATAATTCTAGAATTTAGGAAAGGGATTCCAGAACCCTAATAGAGAAAATCTCACTAATTCGAGTTAGTAAGGGACTCCTAAGAAGAGGGAACTAAGAGAGACAAACTAAACTAAtttcttcattattttcatACCTCATGAATACAAGGAAGTCCCTTTTATAGGGGTAATACAATCAAGTAATAACAACCTAACTAATCGACTAATCTAATCATATCCCCTAATTCCACATTCAATCATAACATTCCATAGCCCATCAAAacaaccttgtcctcaaggttggAGCCAAGAAACGACTACACCAAATCATTTAACCCACAAATCAGGCCAACAGaacaaacaaaaatgaaaagaaatgggaACTGAGGCCACAAACAAATATGAATTGACACCCACAGCATGAGCTTGGCCAATCCACGTGTCCTAACCACCATGAGACCTGGTTCTAAACACTTGAGAGCATAAAAAACATGGGCTGGAATCCACTCATTCTGGTTACCCTCCAATTGATAGTTCTATGTatgggtcttcttcttctagcgCGTTTTTTCGTTGTCATTCTTGCTCAATACCCTGGCATAGACACTACCCAAGAACGCCTTCCCATATCTGCAATGTTCAAGAAGCTACTTCTCTCTTCCTATCATCTAACTTCAAatcatctttttcttctatgTATCCGGTGGTGGAGTCATCGAAGGCAAGCGTAGAGAACAGAACCAAGAAATCACAACATCAGCATCGAAGAAACCATCCATGGCATTAGAGCTTCAACTGATCGCGGAAAGAAATCTCTCTTCGACTTCAAGATCTTCGAATGCAAAGACCTCGAGTTTAAAGAAATCCTTGACGATAAAATCATGGTCGAAAGACCTCCAGATCTAAACCAACATCCCTTCACTGATCGAAGATGAGAAAtctcccaaaaaaagaaaaataagaaaaacaaattttcCAACCCAAAAGACGTCAGAGAAGAAAAATATTCAGAGACTAATATCCATGGAAGAGAACCCTTGTTAAGAAAACTGGCGAATATGAGGCTAGAGCAGGAGAAGCGAAATCAGGGGCTATTGACGGTGAAAACTACAGCAGAGCGGCGGATTTGGTGTAGAACCGCAGGTCACAGTCACAACAGAGCGGTAGTGGTGGCTCCGGTGGTGGCCGAGGGGTCCAGTGTCCAGCTCTCCCTACCGCACGCGTATGGTGGAGGAGGGTGCCAAGATTGGATGTGGAGTGGGGTAGCTTTTGTGAGGCGGCGCTGCAAGCAAATCCTAGAGCGGCCGGTGGTGGCCATGGCGGAATGGACAGAACAGCCAAGAAGCCTGTATTTGATGCGATTGGATCGTCGAAGCGAAGCTTGTAAATATAGTTCGCATCTTGGGTAATCCTCCTGACCATGCCAGGTATAGCGAGCATTCGCACTGCTCCGTTTGGCTCAAACGCCTCAGAATTGGGAGTCACCACGGTGTTGATGGCTTGGCATCCTTGCGCAACACTCACAGGAACAAAGCCATTGTGGAAGATCAATATGCCTTCTATGAACAGATCCTGGTCAAAGAACTTTTCCTGGACACCCAAATCTGCAACCAAAGCAGGAAACAGCTCGGCTACAGAGATTTCTTGCATGTGATAATCGTCCACGACCTTCTCTGTAATGGTAACATCCTTGGCAGCAACTACAGCGACAGGGGTGGATGAAAATGCAGCCATGGCAGTGGAAATGGACTCAGGTGTGAAACAGTCTTTATGACCCAAATGCGCCATTGACGCTCCATGAGATGCAAAATAAGAATCAAGATCAATACCATATATCTATTCTTGCTCCTTGGAGATTTCGTCTTCAAGATATTGGATGATCGGAGCATTTGGATCTCGTTGTTCCCATGAATGTAAATAGAGGACCAATCTGTTGTATTCGGTGAACAGACCCATTATAAGCAACGAAATGGGGAGGAGAGgatcaatgaaagcaccaatgttatGATTCTAGAATCTGGGAAAGGGATTAAGAACCCTAACAGAGAAAATCCCACTAATTCGAGTCAGTGAGAGACTCCTAAGAAGAGggaactaagagagataaactaaactaatttcttcattcttttcattCCTCATGAATACAAGGAAATCCCTTTTATAGGGGTAATACAATCAAGTAATAACAACCTAACTAATCGACTAATCTAATCATATCCCCTAATTCCACATTCATAACaaataattctctctctcttcaataaTCATGTGGATTCATCTGTATGACAAACTAACATCTATTGTAATGAAAAACCATCGAGACCCTTTTCAGAACCTATCGGCTCATCTTAGGATTTGGGTCCTTTGTAGTGCGACAGGGCTTGTAGCACATATTCGATGGTCCGTAGTGCTcgggcacgcagcccaacacacagACGGGGGTGTTGGGCTATGTGTCCGGATGCTGCAAGTCATTAGATGTGCGCTACATGCCCTGTCACGTTACAGAGGAGCCCCACGCCTCATCTCATCTGATTTCCCAATTTGGGTTATGATTGACCTGGACTTGGGCTCATCTTGGAtacaattatttttttgaactctAACATCTTATCTTACTAATCttatttaatttcaaaattacaGGGTGATGCAGCTCAATGCTCAAGCTCACTGAACCCACTCTCTATTCTAAGCCCTTTTGCTGATAAAGTTCACAACTGCCACAGTGCCACTCTAATTATCCAATTAATATTTGTTGTAAGCGTATTATTTTATGCCCATCAGTGTACCTAATGTTCTACTGGGTAAAGATTTCATAAACAGACCATGTAAGTGTAACCTTTAAACGGCCCTAAAAATATGTCATGTGTTAGATTAAATGGGGCCCAAAGTTTATAGCCAGCTAGATCCTTTAGATTCCCCTACAAGCCTACACGCCTACGCacaatgtcaagtttcagttcaTTTGGAGTTTAATATCTTTACTTgcatcaatttggatcctcttcGGCCAGGCAATCGATCTACCATTGTgtggcctcacacaggcagggtgtggaccccacctgggcagggtgcttgggcagtgggtagggcggtcattttgcccctgcTTGTGTGTGGGATGCACAATGATAGGTCTGCTGCCCGACCGTAGAGGATCAAAATCCTACTTGCATGGATGGGAAGGTCTTTGATAAAAATTAGGTTCTGAATTTGACCCATGCATGGCATGGTTAATCAATATCATATCCTCTCTATCCAACTATCACAAATGCCGCATCAGTTTTCCACGTGCCACAAAATGACGAACCATTTAGGAAGCCCATCCAAACCCAAGGGatcagctcagttggcaaaagaccaactcctcaaataagaggtcatgagttcaaaccacttTGGGGCCTATCCtcatcccctccccccccccccctccttttttaaactctccaattccaaaaagCAAAAGTATAAACACCAATTTTCCTTCatatatttatttgttaatcTACTTCTTGTTGTCTTAAGTTCCATGCAACTGAGAGGAAAATTCATGGAGAGTGCATGGACTTTAGATGCTTCTGGTGGCAGTGTGGCACAACATGCATGTGTCTTGGATGTTGTTGTCATTCTAATTGATGAGCCAAATCCCTTAACTTaagaaaaagttttttttttttttaggggatgATGAAAAGTCTATATATTAAAACGTGATTAGCGCAAGATATACGAATTACATAATCTGATAACCAAGGAGCCATCCATGCTATTATTCTCTTGggtatataccaaaaaaaacatgattgatAATAGAAAGCCAGTTCCTTAGTATCCTGGACAGTTGTAATCACTTCCTTTGATGTCCAGTGATGCAAGAGATCAATTCCAAGTTATCATTTTCCACTTCAAGATAATAAATGCCTTCAAATAAGCTTTGAAGCAGATCTGCTTTAATAGTTAGAGTCTCACTTTGGATTACAAAATGCCTTAGGACCTTTAGTTCTGAAATTTCGGCCTTTCATTAGGAGAGGGGTAGTCATTTCGTCCCCCACTGCGTCTGGACTTCGCCTCCCCTTGcgcacagagaactttttcccatatgaTAATAAGAAAGCTCGCCCCTAAAGCGTGGAACTCTGTCTTTCACGTGAATGGTGAGTGGTGAGTGGTGAGTGGTGGGTTACGTATCAAACCTCTTTGTCACGTTTAGTACCCACCAAAAAGTGAAAAGCCTCGTGCAACACCCACTCTTTGTTTGACGAAATCCTCAATCAAATTTCAATTGTCGAAGTTGTATGTATATAAAACCTCTGAATACTtcattgaaaaaacaaaataaaaaaacctctGAATACtataacagaaacaaaaaaaaatgaatacttCTAACAGAAACATAAAAAGTCtgaatattattaaaatttcaCTTTCTGAGTCTAACGAATTTTGGATGATAGCATAGTTTTGATTTCACaaataacagtttttttttcctctctctctaaCGAATTTTGGATGATATCATATTATGATAGTTATTAAAAAATTCACTTTTTGACCCGGAATTTTATCCTCTAAAGTGCGTTGCACTATCTAaccaccacacttaagaatccaaccgtccaCCCAACACTAGAAAGGGTAAAAAGATGCTACTTCCCATGTTTTTAcaattggattcttaagtgtggtgtgCACCatacttgagaggatgaaaatcctttaAATCTATCTCATTTCACGTTGGTCAAAACTTGGAAATCAGTTCCTCCGTAGGTGTAGGTGCACTCACATGTGAGAGGCATCCATCTATTCCATCATTGTCATTTACCAGACgagaaggggtatttatgaaaacaaaaggggcaggtggttgcctctcacatATACTTTCATTTGCACGTACGTACAAGGATCCGTTCTCAAAACTTGAGTGTTCCTACGCTTATTAGTTAGGATTTAAGATTTGTGACATATAGAACTCTCGATAAACGTTTTCTACCACCGACGATGAAGAAAATCTCTTTATCCAAGTGATTCGATGCTAAAACTAATCAATAAATGGTTTTCTAATCATCAAAATTGAGGGCAAAATCCTTAGATTCGATTACTCATTATTGGTTAAGACTTTTACCAATCTTTGAAAATTGACATGCGTGTTGAGTTCGACTCCCCACACCCCCTTGGAGTCAAACCTATGGCTTCTATCATCCACAAAGGTTTCGGGGTTGACCCAATGGGCATGTGTAAgggtgtatgtgtgtgtgttttagGGACTAGTTGGGCAGAAGGTTGGGCGTCTGGACACTTTGGCAGccataataattaaaaaaaataaaaagaagaaaaaagaactgaTCATGGGTGCAACGTGTACCTACACGCAAACACAGTACGAATTTAGCTCttctccaaggagcccagcacgcccagttCAACTGTTGGATGCCCTCTGACAGCACCCTGAGTGCCAGGTTCCCTAGAAACGATCCTGATCCCAACCCAGTGCAAAAAGACAAGAGCACCCTTGAAAAGGTGAAAAGGACAAGGGTGCAACAGTCTTTTCGCATTGGGCTGTGTGCTGATATTTGTCGTATTATGTTCATATCGTATTATTAATTCAGTATTAGactctcttttattttggtaaatttaaTCTAGTATTAGTCAGGTATCGAAATTGGTTGTCAAATGTCAACCGATAACTAAAATCCTGATTTTCAGAGTAAacagggagggagggagggagggaacCATAGACAAGTGGATCCTATAGTAGGCCCTACAACTCCTTTCCTTCACCAGTACTCTCCACTCCAGCCAATTCAGTTTCTATATTATATTCTACCCAACAAAAAAGTCTATAGCGTGGGTGTGATAAATAAATTTACAAGTTCCGTGCATGAATTGGATTCAGAGAATCGTGCGATGTTTTCTTCCGTATTGGAGTGGATTCCTCAAACCAACCTTCTCTTCCAATGGAATTCTTCAATTCCAGGCTGGAACTCATCATTTGGAAAATCTAAGTAAATTATTCCCCTTCTATTATTAGTTTTATTATTATAGATTAAAAAGATATCGTACAAAGGAAATAATTTACAATGGATTAGCAtattattctctctttttttgggggggggggggcctcccggggaggagagagagagagagaaaaactcCTTTTAACGGCTTTAAAAAATTGAAGTACAATGGACCTTCATTCACTTTCCTCAATACGGTAATGGTTTCGTATGATACTTGTTTGTTTCATACTTttacataaataaaagaaagaaaaaaaatgaaaacggAACAGTAACTGATCAGCAAGCAAAGCATCGCCATCATCACTCATAGTCAAATCATCATGTTGATGATAACCCCATCACCTGATCCCCCAAGCCCCCATCCACTGCCCCACCCCACTCTtgaatcttcttttcttctcaaaaaacaaagggaacgaaaaggaaagagagagagagagtagttgATGCCTTGGTTGGGTATTAGATGGATGGAGAGCTGTTTCGATCTTCTCGAGGAGGCCTAGACAAAACCCACAAACTTGAATATCAGTGTCTGCTGCAAAAAGACAACCACCATCAATATGAGCATCAAGATGACTCCTCCTCTTCCCCCTCCTTCAGGATTCCCATTCTCCAGCCCTTCACGACCTCATCCATCTTCGAAGAGACTCCAAAAACTGAAACAGAGATCGttccatcaccaccaccaccaccattattATCATCTTACAGTTTCAGTGACTTCAGACCAACCGATGGCCGTAAGAAAGCCGGTCTCCATCGCTGCAAGACCGCCCCGGCCATGGCAGTCGTCCGAGACCTTAGGCAGCAACAAACCCAGACTCAGAATCCTCAGTTGGAGTCCAATTCCATCATCAGGCAAGCCATattcttcctcatcatctatCTATGTCTGGGTGTTTTAATCTATTCCTTCAACCGAGACAACTTCTCGGGCTTTGAAACCCACGCCATGGTGGATGCGCTATACTTCTGCATCGTCACTATGTGTACCATCGGGTACGGCGACATCGCCCCCTTGACCCCAGCCACTAAATTGTTTGCCTGCGCCTTCGTGCTGGTGGGTTTCGGGTTCATAGGCATCTTGCTTAGTGGGATGGTGAATTACGTGGTGGACTTGCAGGAGAACATGATCTTGGACAGCATTCGTGCCAGTACCGGCGCAGGGGGATTCTCGGCGAAGAATTACATCTTCGATGCTGAGAAGGGAAGGATGAGGATCAGGATGAAGGTAGCTCTGGCACTTGGGGTTGTGGTGTTGTGCATTGGCACAGGTACTATGATCTTCTATTTCGTCGAGCATTTGGGGTTTGTCGATTCTATTTATTTGTCGGTTATGTCCGTCACTACCGTTGGTTATGGCGACAAGGCCTTCGAGACCTTGTCTGGGAGGATATTCGCCTGTCTTTGGTTGCTCTTCTCCACCCTGGCTGTGGCCCGGGCGTTCCTCTACTTGGCGGAGGCAAGGATTGATAAGAGGCACCGCAGAATCACCAACTGGGTTTTGCAACGAAGCATCACTGTTGAGGATTTTCTTGCCGCCGACGTCAATAACCATGGTTTTATCAGGTAGCTTTCTTCTCACATCTttattcctttctctctctggtTACTGCGTATATATAGTGCTTGAAATTGAATGGATTACTGGTCCTGGTGTTGATTCTGgtattttcttgttttgaatTTGGCTTGTATCAGTATATCAGATTGCCTCACAACCCTACCCTGAACTTTTACTCAAAATACGACAAAATTCATTGTCATGGAGCCCCAAAACTCTTACCCTTAAAGGGGAGAGTAATACGACTAAGTTTGTCTCCCGGTGAAGCTGTAAAATCTGATTGGCACCgactagagagagagattttaatTTGAATGGGGACAGGAAAGCTGCTCTAAGACTCTAACAACGGTTTTTCTGTTTGTCCCTGTTTGAGTGTGTGATTTTGAGACTTGAACAATACTGAAATGTCccttgcttcctcttcttctgatCTCAGCTTTGATTTATGAATTTTACGACTTACCTATTTTCCAGCACAAACACCCAATTCTTAATCTTGTCCCATTCAAACCTTTCTCTTTTTAGTTACTGGACACCTTGAAAATTTTTTAGTGTGTCTTAATGAGGATTTTTGGTCTTCACTAACCCAGTTTGAAGGCGTATTTGATAACTAGGCATATCTTCCTTCTAGGTTGGGAAAATTCTCATCATGGCCAACCCAATTGCCAGAAGCAAATCTTTGTCAATTTAACAGCTTGAAGCGGCATTATACTTTGGCTTGGATATTTGAAATTTGTATAAATCTGATAGCTATCCGTACAAATGTTGAATTGGACAAGTTTAATCAGTTCTGTTGAAAGAGCCCTGTACAACACTGAAACCACCTCTTATTTTTCTGTTCTGGATATTTAATGTGTAACATTCTGTTGAAAGAGCCTTGTATGCAAGCGTGGTAACTAGTGTGAGAGCTGGGGGAGATCAAGGCaaagaattcccaattacgaatGGGTTACAttaaggatcagccttaagcccttattccGTCTTAGcatccaagacgaggtcccgtggtgtatgctcttcgccgacgatatcattttggtggatgaggcaaaaacagggattaacgctaagctagagctttggaggtctaccttggaaacaagaagatttaagattagtagatcaaagacagaatatttgatgtgtaactttagtcacattATGACAGATAATGGCGTGGTGAAAactgaggagagagagataccgcaaagtgactgttttagatatctagggtcaatcataaacaaagaaggtgacatagagaatgatgtttcacaaagaattgaaGTGGGAtagatgaagtagagaggtgcgaccggagtgttgtgtgactgACGTATCCCTATAAGGCTTAaaagaaagttctataggattgttgtccgaccagctatgatgtatggagcgggttggacagttaagaagtgtcatatagagaAGCAATGtgtggcagagatgaggatgttaagatggatgtgtggcaaaactaggaaggataaagtgaagaatgaacgtattagagctgatttgggagtttccccgatcaatgacaagctccaagaAAGTCATATgtggtggtatggccatgttcaacagaggtcTAGGGACGACTTAGTAAGAAGGAGCGATCTgatcctgattgaaggagcCTAAACAGACCATAGAAGAAGtagtgaggaaggacatgcatagtctaggtcttgttccaagtatgacgtcggatagagcctattggagagcaaggattcatgtagtcgaccccatttagctgagattctcctgacgtgATGGACTGTGCCTCTTCCCTCTTACTCTCACTTATCTTTTCTCATCTCGCATTACTTCATTTCTCCATTCGTCTTActtccattttatttatgtagacctcagttttccttAATTTGTTTGCACGGATCCAtttagctgaccccatttagttgataaaaggctgagtttgttgtttgttgtaATCTCTACTCTTCTCTACAGAATAGGTTTCAATGTTGCCATTAGCTTTGCACTTGACATTAGGAGACCATAAATGGAGAATAAAAGTGGTGCGTTATTGCTCTCTGAACTGATATGCATGATTGGTGGAGTGTTTTTACTATTGTCTTTGCTT harbors:
- the LOC122659626 gene encoding two-pore potassium channel 5-like — protein: MDGELFRSSRGGLDKTHKLEYQCLLQKDNHHQYEHQDDSSSSPSFRIPILQPFTTSSIFEETPKTETEIVPSPPPPPLLSSYSFSDFRPTDGRKKAGLHRCKTAPAMAVVRDLRQQQTQTQNPQLESNSIIRQAIFFLIIYLCLGVLIYSFNRDNFSGFETHAMVDALYFCIVTMCTIGYGDIAPLTPATKLFACAFVLVGFGFIGILLSGMVNYVVDLQENMILDSIRASTGAGGFSAKNYIFDAEKGRMRIRMKVALALGVVVLCIGTGTMIFYFVEHLGFVDSIYLSVMSVTTVGYGDKAFETLSGRIFACLWLLFSTLAVARAFLYLAEARIDKRHRRITNWVLQRSITVEDFLAADVNNHGFISKSDYVIYKLKEMGKIGEKDILQICTQFTKLDRNKSGKIKLPDILDCS